A stretch of the Panicum virgatum strain AP13 chromosome 9N, P.virgatum_v5, whole genome shotgun sequence genome encodes the following:
- the LOC120692558 gene encoding cyclin-dependent kinase inhibitor 5-like, whose translation MGKYMRKGKVSGEVAVMEVPGGALLGVRTRSRTLALQRAQRPPDKGEAGEAAGEYLELRSRRLEKPPKEQAAAPAPKNGAATKAAAAAASPALAEDEVEVSFGENVLDFDSMERNTRETTPCSLIRNSEMISTPGSTTKSKISSSMTSRRRMESSVCRFIPNSLEMEEFFAAAEQHEQHTFREKYNFCPVNDSPLPGRYEWTRLGC comes from the exons ATGGGGAAGTACATGCGGAAGGGCAAGGTGTCCGGGGAGGTCGCCGTCATGGAGGTCCCCGGCGGCGCGCTGCTCGGCGTCCGCACGCGCTCCCGCACGCTCGCGCTGCAGCGGGCGCAGAGGCCGCCCGACAAGGGGGAGGCAGGCGAGGCCGCCGGGGAGTACCTCGAGCTCCGGAGCCGGAGGCTCGAGAAGCCGCCcaaggagcaggcggcggcgcccgcgcccaAGAATGGCGCCGCTACgaaggccgctgccgccgcggcgtcgcccGCGCTGGCCGAGGACGAGGTCGAGGTGTCCTTCGGGGAGAACGTGCTCGACTTCGATTCTATGGAAAG GAATACCAGAGAGACGACGCCTTGCAGTTTGATTAGGAACTCAGAGATGATAAGCACCCCAGGATCCACAACTAAAAGCAAAATAAGCAGCTCGATGACATCCCGTCGCAGAATGGAAAGCTCAGTCTGTCGTTTCATACCGAATTCACTCGAGATGGAAGAGTTCTTCGCAGCGGCTGAACAGCATGAGCAGCATACCTTCAGGGAGAA GTATAACTTCTGTCCTGTGAACGACAGCCCTCTTCCTGGACGGTATGAATGGACGAGGTTAGGATGCTAG
- the LOC120689384 gene encoding keratin, type II cytoskeletal 1-like, with amino-acid sequence MMKVMLRPRGLWEAVNFADVPEHEDMMAMEAICKSVPADMVVSMSNKESAKAAWDDIKTANLGVERVRKAKAQTLRREFDGLVFKDGESVDEFAVRINNLAARLRTLGDDHTEPTVVRRFLQALPPRHHQIAMSIETLLDLETLSVEELVGRLKAAEERHDLSGGGNNLARLNLTEEELVARVSKKLQLSGGPSNSGNSGSRGSGGGRSGSWGRGRGGGRGGGRGGGAKKPGGDAGRELSGDVASDECRYCGNKGHWARECRKKKRDEQAHAAEVEEEGALLVGITSITVDSEE; translated from the coding sequence ATGATGAAGGTGATGCTCCGCCCACGCGGTCTGTGGGAAGCCGTGAACTTCGCCGACGTTCCGGAGCATGAAGACATGATGGCCATGGAGGCTATCTGCAAGTCGGTGCCGGCCGACATGGTGGTGTCGATGTCAAACAAAGAGAGCGCCAAGGCGGCTTGGGACGACATCAAGACGGCGAACCTCGGCGTCGAGCGCGTCCGCAAGGCCAAGGCGCAGACCCTGCGAAGGGAGTTCGACGGCCTCGTCTTCAAGGACGGCGAGAGCGTGGACGAGTTTGCGGTGCGGATCAACAACCTCGCCGCACGGCTGAGGACGCTCGGGGACGACCACACCGAACCAACGGTCGTACGCAGGTTCCTGCAGGCGCTCCCTCCGCGCCACCACCAAATCGCCATGTCGATCGAGACCCTGCTCGATCTAGAGACCCTGTCCGTGGAGGAGCTGGTTGGGCGCCtgaaggcggcggaggagcggcacgACCTCAGCGGTGGCGGCAACAACCTCGCGCGGCTCAACCTCAcagaggaggagctggtcgCGCGCGTTTCCAAGAAGCTGCAGCTCTCCGGGGGCCCGTCGAACTCCGGCAACTCTGGCTCAAGAGGGTCTGGGGGAGGCCGCAGTGGAAGCTGGGGGCGCGGCCGTGGTGGAGGCCGTGGCGGTGGGCGCGGTGGTGGCGCCAAGAAGCCTGGTGGTGACGCCGGGCGCGAACTCAGTGGCGACGTCGCGAGCGACGAATGTCGTTACTGCGGCAACAAGGGGCACTGGGCCCGCGAGTGCCGCAAGAAGAAACGTGACGAACAGGCCCATGCAGCCGAGGTCGAAGAGGAGGGCGCGCTTCTGGTGGGGATCACCTCCATCACCGTCGACTCGGAAGAATAG
- the LOC120691776 gene encoding uncharacterized protein LOC120691776 → MRSRVALEPLAEEPGGGEEEAARRRSGLHAALHRWARLLSGGAAGDDARPAADLRVLLSVLACPLSPVPLLPRLPRHVASSAQYIIEQFRATTGCGKLEDGAVKSMYASGRVRLSMLQEPGGGGRAHEGSFVLWQLAPSMWLVEMSVAGQSVAAGSDGRVAWRRTPWLGAHAARGGSRPLRRALQGLDPVTIASIFSTAEHAGEKQVDGEDCFVLRLDVGPSVLSSWSDGTAEVIRHGLTGFFSQRSGLLARLEDSQLTRIQSPGAPAMYWETTIASAMSDYRAVDGGGGVAVAHAGTSTAHLARFGVGVRAARVVTRMEESWTIDDVAFNVPGLGPDAFIPPEEVRRSRSYGAAIAAGK, encoded by the exons ATGCgatcgagggtggcgctggagccgctggcggaggagcccggcggcggggaggaggaggcggcgcgccggcgctcgGGCCTCCACGCGGCGCTGCACCGGTGGGCGCGCCTCCTctccgggggcgccgccggggacgacgcccgcccggccgccgaCCTCCGCGTGCTCCTCTCCGTGCTCGCCTGCCCCCTCTCCCCCGTCCCGCTCCTCCCGCGCCTTCCCCGCCAC GTGGCGTCGTCGGCGCAGTACATCATCGAGCAGTTCAGGGCGACGACGGGGTGCGGCAAGCTCGAGGACGGCGCCGTCAAGAGCATGTACGCGTCGGGGCGGGTGCGACTGTCGATGCTGCaggagcccggcggcggcgggcgcgcccaCGAGGGGAGCTTCGTGCTGTGGCAGCTCGCGCCCAGCATGTGGCTCGTCGAGATGTCCGTGGCCGGGCAGAGCGTCGCGGCCGGCAGCGACGGCCGCGTCGCCTGGCGCCGCACGCCCTGGCtcggcgcccacgccgcgcgcggcggctccCGCCCACTCCGGCGCGCGCTCCAG GGCCTGGACCCAGTGACGATCGCGTCCATCTTCTCGACGGCCGAGCACGCCGGCGAGAAGCAGGTGGACGGCGAGGACTGCTTCGTGCTGCGCCTTGACGTTGGGCCCTCGGTGCTCTCCAGCTGGAGCGACGGCACCGCGGAGGTGATCCGGCACGGGCTGACGGGGTTCTTCAGCCAGCGCAGCGGCCTCCTGGCGCGGCTGGAGGACTCGCAGCTGACCCGGATCCAGTCCCCCGGCGCGCCCGCCATGTACTGGGAGACCACCATCGCGTCGGCCATGTCGGACTACCGcgccgtggacggcggcggcggcgtggccgtcgCGCACGCCGGCACGTCGACGGCGCACCTCGCCCGCTTCGGCGTGGgcgtgcgcgccgcgcgcgtggtcACGCGGATGGAGGAGTCGTGGACCATCGACGACGTGGCGTTCAACGTGCCGGGCCTGGGCCCGGACGCCTTCATACCGCCGGAGGAGGTCAGGAGGAGCCGGTCGTACGGCGCCGCCATCGCTGCCGGCAAGTGA
- the LOC120693327 gene encoding IQ domain-containing protein IQM4-like encodes MGLSISYPQDDYLPEDDDDDMDRLFVRSLSFDNLSTLDTLESPPALLDALTSKRLIIRGSLSFETRDSDPFQAETTLSIVSPQPAKKSGNYKPINLRRHGSLDNLPPNSPVIAMVSPKHQAAAIRVQKVYRSFRTRRQLADCAVLVEQRWWKLLDFALLKRSSVSFYEVQKPETALSRWSRARTRAAKVGKGLSKDEKAQKLALQHWLEAIDPRHRYGHNLHYYYQHWLHCESKQPFFYWLDIGEGKEVDMEDRCPRSKLLQQCIRYLGPKEREIYEVVVEDGKMMYKLSRKIIDTFEGPRGAKWIFVLSTTRILYIGTKSKGTFQHSSFLAGGATSAAGRLVVEKGILRAVWPHSGHYRPTEANFREFMNYLKTRNVDLTNVKLSPSEGEEDEGLRHRESSDPARQEDSKPQTPGTDQDKATANTTPATPPSTSGDTATTAAAGGGGGGTPVMKRSSSGNRLQRKRPPRLTVNKNQLGKGTAEHGAGAFGDCLDFCKENLFRGGEGGEELVVVPQEKIQHRINSKMALHSYQLGNQLSFRWTTGAGPRIGCVRDYPPELQFRSLEQVSLSPRAGAGPARFGTSPRHQSPCAPLVSPTPGGLVPPTYGAAGTATSRLQHGAA; translated from the exons ATGGGGCTGTCAATCTCATACCCACAAGATGACTACCTTCCTGAGGATGATGACGATGATATGGACAGGCTCTTTGTGCGGTCTCTAAGCTTTGATAATCTTAGCACGCTTGATACCCTTGAGTCACCACCGGCATTGCTCGATGCCCTGACTTCCAAGAGGCTCATCATACGAGGCTCTTTAAGCTTTGAAACAAGGGACAGTGATCCATTTCAAGCTGAAACTACGCTATCAATTGTGAGCCCTCAACCTGCAAAGAAGAGTGGCAACTACAAGCCTATCAACCTGCGAAGACATGGATCCTTGGATAATTTGCCACCAAATTCTCCGGTGATTGCAATGGTCAGCCCGAAACACCAGGCTGCAGCAATAAGGGTGCAGAAGGTGTACAGGAGCTTCAGGACAAGACGGCAGCTTGCTGATTGTGCTGTTCTTGTTGAACAACGCTG GTGGAAACTACTTGATTTCGCACTGCTCAAGCGCAGTTCAGTGTCATTCTATGAGGTACAGAAGCCGGAGACGGCCCTCTCAAGGTGGTCTCGTGCCAGAACAAGAGCTGCCAAG GTGGGGAAAGGTCTTTCCAAGGATGAAAAAGCTCAGAAGCTTGCACTGCAACACTGGCTCGAAGCA ATTGACCCTCGACATCGGTATGGTCACAATCTGCACTATTATTACCAACATTGGCTACACTGTGAGAGCAAACAGCCATTCTTTTACTG GTTGGATATCGGTGAAGGAAAGGAGGTTGATATGGAGGACCGGTGCCCAAGATCGAAGCTGCTGCAGCAATGCATCAGGTATCTTGGTCCA AAAGAAAGGGAAATCTACGAGGTCGTGGTTGAGGATGGAAAGATGATGTACAAGCTGAGTCGCAAAATCATCGACACGTTTGAGGGCCCCAGGGGTGCAAAATGGATCTTCGTGCTGAGCACAACGAGAATTCTATACATCGGCACT AAGAGCAAGGGCACATTTCAGCACTCGAGCTTCCTAGCTGGTGGAGCCACATCTGCTGCGGGCAGACTGGTTGTAGAGAAGGGAATTCTAAGG GCTGTCTGGCCACATAGTGGTCACTACCGGCCCACGGAGGCAAACTTCCGGGAGTTCATGAACTATCTGAAGACGAGGAACGTGGATCTTACAAATGTCAAG TTGAGCCCATCAGAaggcgaggaggacgaggggCTCAGGCACAGGGAGAGCAGCGATCCCGCGAGGCAAGAAGACTCCAAGCCCCAAACCCCTGGCACcgaccaagacaaggccacagCCAACACCACGCCGGCCACGCCACCCTCCACGAGCGGTGATACAGcaaccaccgcagcagcaggaggaggaggaggaggcacccCAGTGATGAAGAGGTCCTCGTCGGGCAACCGGCTGCAGCGCAAGCGCCCGCCGCGGCTGACGGTGAACAAGAACCAGCTGGGCAAGGGCACCGCCGAGCACGGCGCGGGAGCGTTCGGGGACTGCCTGGACTTCTGCAAGGAGAACCTGTTCcggggcggcgagggaggcgaggAGTTGGTGGTGGTGCCGCAGGAGAAGATCCAGCACCGCATCAACTCCAAGATGGCCCTCCACTCGTACCAGCTCGGGAACCAGCTGTCGTTCCGGTGGACCACCGGCGCCGGGCcgaggatcgggtgtgtccgGGACTACCCGCCGGAGCTGCAGTTCCGGTCGCTGGAGCAGGTCAGCCTGTCGCCACGGGCCGGTGCCGGGCCGGCCAGGTTCGGGACTTCGCCCCGGCACCAGAGCCCGTGCGCGCCGCTCGTGTCGCCCACGCCCGGTGGCCTCGTCCCGCCGACGTACGGCGCGGCGGGGACAGCTACGTCGCGGCTGCAGCACGGTGCAGCCTAG
- the LOC120692596 gene encoding non-specific lipid transfer protein GPI-anchored 14-like, whose translation MAAAAAQWAVVMAVAAAATLAGGDMNADKTECADQLVGLAPCLQYVQGQALAPPPDCCGGLRQVLGKSPKCLCVLVKDKDDPNLGIKINATLALALPSACGATRANASHCAQLLHIPPGSKDAAVFSPGGVKGSAAAPAKDNSTATTDSRGLQATNGGGRVSSAATAGVALTALLVGCLLLLVPELSPSSF comes from the exons atggcggcggcggcggcccagtgGGCGGTGgtcatggcggtggcggcggcggcgacgctggcGGGCGGCGACATGAACGCGGACAAGACGGAGTGCGCGGACCAGCTGGTGGGGCTGGCGCCGTGCCTGCAGTACGTTCAGGGGCaggcgctcgcgccgccgcccgactgCTGCGGCGGCCTCCGGCAGGTGCTCGGGAAGAGCCCCAAGTGCCTCTGCGTCCTCGTCAAGGACAAGGACGACCCCAACCTGGGCATCAAGATCAACGccaccctcgccctcgccctccccTCCGCCTGCGGCGCCACCCGCGCCAACGCCTCCCACTGCGCCC AGCTCCTGCATATTCCTCCGGGATCGAAAGACGCCGCCGTCTTCAGCCCCGGCGGCGTCAAGGGCTCCGCTGCTGCCCCAG CCAAGGACAACTCGACGGCCACGACCGACTCGCGCGGCCTCCAGGCGACCAATGGAGGCGGCCGCGTCTCCTCGGCGGCGACCGCCGGCGTTGCGCTCACGGCGCTGCTCGTAGGCTGCCTTCTCCTGCTCGTGCCGGAGCTGTCGCCTAGCTCATTCTAG